A stretch of the Myxococcus guangdongensis genome encodes the following:
- a CDS encoding TIGR02996 domain-containing protein, with the protein MPSAPKKKSPTLEEATNQGDWASVLAHLLTRWRAAPHSVLAERIIGLGKKLAADTPVPKDWDALAEKRDAATLTTLLAALLDKGSVKARPRLETLAKWPEDPRIDRWVASQFAEPPFTSTGARPFWTRLAPLARRIRDARAASTVLKARKGYDLKDDAEAFFAGHVDRIRAQLDAASREGALSAADHRAIIHVDAEMREAEPVALRKARDAGERTNADGGTLLPVDAEMPDADPVARRKVGDAEALLARVLAEPGDDEARAVLADVLLEQGHPRGELIALQLEATRRALTAAERKRERELLKSARKELLGPLDEVLKPDCVFTRGFLSHAALKQGNASGLQRAIQKTSGHPLWATVEHLEGRGDYDITTDPVMKSLRSLVNSDVRTQDLAKRPGLESLAMRGALDQWVELAQDPSAFPALRHLDIFAFHWWAARFLDSPLVSRLERLQLRVYVSGPSAAEALALIPLVPRLKVPDLTFRLVRNDSKDWSCGFRFVRGPDGRHEVHLFTTAMNEPYEQLVRDDLLAGLERIDRLEPFKRSKLILDHRLRTDARHEVLQRVGELDGVLAE; encoded by the coding sequence ATGCCCTCCGCGCCGAAGAAGAAGTCGCCCACGCTGGAGGAGGCCACGAACCAGGGGGACTGGGCGAGTGTCCTCGCGCACCTGCTCACCCGGTGGCGCGCCGCGCCCCACTCGGTGCTGGCCGAGCGCATCATCGGCCTGGGCAAGAAGCTCGCGGCGGACACGCCCGTGCCCAAGGACTGGGACGCGCTCGCCGAGAAGCGGGACGCGGCGACGCTCACGACGCTGCTCGCGGCGCTGCTCGACAAGGGCTCGGTGAAGGCGAGGCCGCGACTGGAGACGCTGGCGAAGTGGCCCGAGGACCCGCGCATCGACCGCTGGGTCGCGAGCCAGTTCGCGGAGCCGCCCTTCACCAGCACCGGCGCGCGGCCCTTCTGGACGAGGCTTGCGCCCCTGGCGCGCCGCATCCGGGACGCGCGGGCCGCGAGCACGGTGCTGAAGGCGCGCAAGGGCTACGACTTGAAGGACGACGCCGAGGCCTTCTTCGCCGGGCACGTCGACCGGATTCGCGCCCAGCTCGACGCCGCGTCCCGCGAAGGTGCGCTCTCCGCCGCGGACCACAGGGCCATCATCCACGTCGACGCGGAGATGAGGGAAGCGGAGCCCGTCGCGCTTCGGAAGGCCAGGGACGCGGGCGAGCGCACCAACGCCGACGGCGGGACCCTCCTTCCGGTCGACGCGGAGATGCCGGATGCAGACCCCGTCGCGCGGAGGAAGGTCGGGGACGCGGAGGCGCTGCTCGCGCGGGTGCTGGCGGAGCCAGGAGACGACGAGGCCCGCGCGGTGCTGGCGGATGTCCTGCTGGAGCAAGGCCATCCGCGCGGCGAGCTCATCGCCCTCCAGCTCGAGGCCACGCGCCGGGCGCTCACCGCCGCCGAGCGCAAACGCGAGCGGGAGCTACTCAAGAGCGCGCGCAAGGAGCTGCTCGGCCCGCTCGACGAGGTGCTCAAGCCCGACTGCGTCTTCACCCGAGGCTTCCTGTCCCACGCCGCGCTGAAGCAGGGCAACGCGAGCGGCCTCCAGCGCGCCATCCAGAAGACCTCGGGCCATCCCCTCTGGGCCACGGTGGAGCACCTGGAAGGTCGCGGGGACTACGACATCACCACGGACCCGGTGATGAAGTCGCTGCGCTCGCTCGTGAACAGCGACGTGAGGACGCAGGATCTGGCGAAGCGGCCCGGGCTCGAGTCCCTCGCGATGCGTGGCGCCCTGGACCAATGGGTGGAGCTGGCCCAGGACCCCAGCGCGTTCCCCGCGCTGCGCCACCTGGACATCTTCGCCTTCCACTGGTGGGCCGCGCGCTTCCTGGACTCACCGCTCGTGTCGCGACTGGAGCGCCTCCAGCTCCGCGTCTACGTCAGTGGCCCCTCCGCCGCGGAGGCGCTGGCCCTCATCCCGCTCGTCCCGAGGCTGAAGGTCCCGGACCTCACCTTCCGGCTGGTGCGCAACGACTCCAAGGACTGGAGCTGCGGCTTCCGCTTCGTGCGCGGACCCGATGGCAGGCACGAGGTCCACCTCTTCACCACGGCGATGAACGAGCCCTACGAGCAGCTCGTGCGCGATGACCTCCTGGCGGGACTCGAGCGCATCGACCGGCTCGAGCCCTTCAAGCGCTCGAAGCTCATCCTGGACCATCGGCTCCGGACGGACGCGAGGCACGAGGTCCTGCAACGGGTCGGCGAGCTCGATGGCGTGCTCGCGGAGTGA
- a CDS encoding YchJ family protein yields the protein MPPAPPCPCSSGLRYRECCAPFHKGEAEAPDAERLMRSRYSAFAQREAAYLWKTLHPQHPDRARPEADVVRELRVFAQGHQFPKLVVMDRQAPDAQGNAQVLFFAKVFEKGKERSFVERSDFRHDGVGWRYLSGHTLMLRELTVPPESLTLATFPR from the coding sequence ATGCCCCCTGCCCCACCCTGCCCCTGTTCCTCCGGCCTGCGCTACCGCGAGTGCTGCGCCCCCTTCCACAAGGGTGAGGCGGAAGCCCCCGACGCCGAGCGCCTGATGCGCAGCCGCTACAGCGCCTTCGCCCAGCGCGAGGCCGCCTACCTGTGGAAGACCCTCCACCCCCAGCACCCGGACCGCGCCCGGCCCGAGGCCGACGTCGTGCGGGAGCTGCGCGTCTTCGCCCAGGGACACCAGTTCCCCAAGCTGGTGGTGATGGACCGGCAGGCGCCGGACGCCCAGGGCAACGCCCAGGTGCTCTTCTTCGCCAAGGTGTTCGAGAAGGGCAAGGAGCGCTCCTTCGTCGAGCGCTCGGACTTCCGCCATGACGGCGTCGGCTGGCGCTACCTGTCCGGGCACACCCTGATGCTCCGTGAGCTGACCGTGCCTCCCGAGTCCCTCACCCTCGCGACGTTCCCCAGGTAG
- a CDS encoding undecaprenyl-diphosphate phosphatase, with translation MSLLEAIVLGLVQGLTEFLPISSTAHLRIAPELFGWKDPGAAYSAVIQLGTVAAVLIYFRKDIVSLVTAFFKGLAKREPFGTVESRLAWFVLVGTLPIGLCGLAFKKAIETQFRSLYVISGSLIILALILFVVEKRASHKRTLADMTWKDGILIGLWQALALIPGSSRSGTTLTGGLSLGLKREDAARYSFLLSIPATTLAGIFELKHLLEATERPSAVSLWVGTLVAFASGMAAIAWLLNYLRSRTTLVFVVYRVALGVLLLVLLQMNVLKPLSGVENVDVPPEPGKQQLEKQITD, from the coding sequence ATGAGCCTGCTAGAAGCCATCGTCCTGGGACTGGTCCAGGGTCTCACCGAGTTCCTGCCCATCAGCTCCACCGCCCACCTGCGCATCGCGCCGGAGCTGTTCGGCTGGAAGGACCCGGGGGCCGCGTACTCGGCCGTCATCCAACTGGGCACGGTCGCCGCCGTGCTCATCTACTTCCGCAAGGACATCGTCTCCCTCGTCACCGCCTTCTTCAAGGGCCTGGCGAAGCGCGAGCCCTTCGGCACCGTGGAGTCGCGCCTGGCGTGGTTCGTCCTGGTGGGCACGCTGCCCATCGGCCTGTGTGGCCTGGCCTTCAAGAAGGCCATCGAGACGCAGTTCCGCTCGCTCTACGTCATCTCCGGCAGCCTCATCATCCTGGCCCTCATCCTCTTCGTGGTGGAGAAGCGCGCCTCCCACAAGCGGACGCTGGCGGACATGACGTGGAAGGACGGCATCCTCATCGGCCTGTGGCAGGCGCTGGCGCTCATCCCGGGCTCGTCGCGCTCGGGCACCACGCTGACGGGCGGCCTGTCGCTCGGCCTCAAGCGCGAGGACGCCGCGCGCTACTCGTTCCTGTTGTCCATCCCCGCCACCACGCTCGCGGGCATCTTCGAGCTCAAGCACCTGCTGGAGGCCACCGAGCGGCCCAGCGCCGTGTCGCTCTGGGTGGGCACGCTGGTGGCGTTCGCCTCGGGCATGGCGGCGATTGCGTGGTTGTTGAACTACCTGCGCTCGCGCACCACGCTGGTGTTCGTGGTGTACCGCGTGGCGCTGGGCGTGCTGCTGCTGGTGCTGCTCCAGATGAACGTGCTCAAGCCGCTGTCGGGCGTGGAGAACGTGGACGTGCCGCCCGAGCCGGGCAAGCAGCAGCTCGAGAAGCAGATCACCGACTAG
- a CDS encoding NUDIX hydrolase, protein MSVESLFQAVEARLSTRPARSVDLPGLVLREASVLVPLFERDGVPHMVFTRRPATLRTHANQYSYPGGGRDAEDLTPLHTALRETEEELGIDRRGVRVLGMLDEVPTISQYRVRPFVGVIPGDGRYTPSPEEVAFILEVPLARLLDPAILRVERKEVFGAERDLYFYTYESHVIWGATARILRDFLTQLTQVPDFESLLGARG, encoded by the coding sequence GTGAGCGTGGAGTCGTTGTTCCAGGCGGTGGAGGCGCGGTTGTCCACGCGCCCCGCGCGCAGCGTGGACCTGCCGGGGCTGGTGCTGCGCGAGGCCTCCGTGCTGGTGCCGCTGTTCGAGCGCGACGGCGTGCCCCACATGGTGTTCACCCGCCGCCCGGCCACGCTGCGCACCCACGCCAACCAGTACAGCTACCCCGGCGGAGGCCGCGACGCGGAGGACCTGACGCCGCTGCACACCGCGCTGCGCGAGACGGAAGAAGAGCTGGGCATCGACCGTCGGGGCGTGCGCGTGCTGGGCATGCTGGACGAGGTGCCCACCATCTCCCAGTACCGCGTGCGTCCCTTCGTGGGCGTGATTCCGGGGGACGGCCGCTACACGCCGAGCCCGGAAGAAGTCGCCTTCATCCTCGAGGTGCCGCTGGCGCGGCTCTTGGACCCGGCCATCTTGCGCGTGGAGCGCAAGGAGGTCTTCGGCGCGGAGCGGGACTTGTACTTCTACACGTACGAGTCCCACGTCATCTGGGGCGCCACCGCGCGCATCCTGCGTGACTTCCTCACGCAGCTGACGCAGGTGCCGGACTTCGAGTCGCTCCTCGGCGCGCGCGGCTAG
- a CDS encoding MBOAT family O-acyltransferase — translation MLSHSLQYLVFVIAVFALYWAVHRHYGPRMLVLLGASVFFYTAFTPFPLLIFLAGVTVDHVLVKGMGRARSPGVRKLLVTLSVVSNLGLLAGFKYLELLRQTALSLIPASWGLHVRETPFDLILPLGLSFYVFQAISYTVDVYRGKASSEHSFIEHLLYMLFFPRVVSGPIIRASELLERFRDVPTLTPEDGGRAMFRIAVGLVKKLVIADVLGSGIVDPVFAAPEKYASAECIVAAVAYTFELYYDFSGYSDIALGVAALFGFKFPENFNRPYLAKNVGEFWNRWHMSLSTWLRDYLYRPLGGNRVSKPRVLFNLMMVMVLGGLWHGADWRFAVWGAVHGVALGLTRCWEWWVGKPERPGIPRIAAGMLATFTLVVLTRVVFRAHTMTDAGEFYARMMAGVPGIANVSPLVWGMLAAAVFFHVVPMKLYTVASEAFVRMPVPVRAMTLVVLGLGIRHLASVEARPYVYLQF, via the coding sequence GTGCTGTCGCACAGCCTCCAGTACCTCGTGTTCGTCATCGCGGTGTTCGCGCTCTACTGGGCGGTGCACCGTCACTACGGGCCGCGCATGCTGGTGCTCCTGGGCGCCAGCGTCTTCTTCTACACGGCCTTCACGCCCTTCCCGCTGCTCATCTTCCTGGCGGGCGTCACGGTGGACCATGTGCTCGTCAAGGGCATGGGCCGCGCGCGGTCGCCCGGCGTGCGCAAGCTGCTCGTCACGCTGTCGGTGGTGTCGAACCTGGGGCTGCTCGCGGGCTTCAAGTACCTGGAGCTCTTGCGCCAGACGGCGCTCTCGCTGATTCCCGCCTCGTGGGGCCTCCACGTCCGCGAGACGCCGTTCGATTTGATTCTGCCGCTGGGCCTGTCGTTCTACGTCTTCCAGGCCATCAGCTACACGGTGGACGTGTACCGGGGGAAGGCCAGCTCCGAGCACTCGTTCATCGAGCACCTGCTCTACATGCTGTTCTTCCCGCGCGTGGTGAGCGGTCCCATCATCCGCGCGTCGGAGCTGCTCGAGCGCTTCCGCGACGTGCCCACGCTGACGCCCGAGGACGGCGGCCGGGCGATGTTCCGGATTGCCGTGGGCCTGGTGAAGAAGCTGGTCATCGCGGACGTGCTGGGCAGCGGAATCGTGGACCCGGTGTTCGCCGCGCCGGAGAAGTACGCCTCCGCCGAGTGCATCGTCGCGGCGGTGGCCTACACCTTCGAGCTCTACTACGACTTCTCGGGCTACTCGGACATCGCGCTGGGCGTGGCGGCGCTGTTCGGCTTCAAGTTCCCGGAGAACTTCAACCGGCCGTACCTGGCGAAGAACGTGGGCGAGTTCTGGAACCGGTGGCACATGAGCCTGTCCACCTGGCTGCGGGACTACCTGTACCGGCCGCTGGGCGGCAACCGCGTGTCCAAGCCGCGCGTGCTCTTCAACCTGATGATGGTGATGGTGCTGGGCGGCCTGTGGCACGGAGCGGACTGGCGCTTCGCCGTGTGGGGCGCCGTGCACGGCGTGGCGCTGGGGCTGACGCGCTGCTGGGAGTGGTGGGTGGGCAAGCCGGAGCGCCCGGGCATCCCCCGCATCGCGGCGGGCATGCTGGCCACCTTCACGCTGGTGGTGCTCACGCGCGTGGTGTTCCGCGCGCACACCATGACGGACGCGGGTGAGTTCTACGCGCGGATGATGGCGGGCGTGCCGGGCATCGCCAACGTCAGCCCGCTGGTGTGGGGCATGCTGGCCGCGGCGGTGTTCTTCCACGTGGTGCCGATGAAGCTCTACACGGTGGCCTCGGAGGCGTTCGTCCGGATGCCGGTGCCCGTGCGCGCGATGACGCTCGTGGTGCTCGGCCTGGGCATCCGCCACCTGGCCTCCGTGGAGGCGCGGCCGTACGTCTACCTGCAGTTCTAG
- a CDS encoding GDSL-type esterase/lipase family protein — protein MAAHHTVSAFPGKRAAVTKPAPRQPLRLPPSRPPRPAGCPPDDGAAGSGGSFDPPPKSQSHAALLDFLKARSTGLTLLLTCALTLGLSLAPIPEAWRPLPSLQRGPLQEKLVALAVPARFLGGQPVPAPETEVAAGQPTKPTAPPEDEAGEDAGTDVAALPPDQPVVPTVPGIGLEELSAPSLARAVELEALREKMSAQHVDIELNCRKARADGTCEEDGLAPFHKALGELRADTRRTPVRVVHLGDSLVASDYITDVVRDRLQERFGSGGKGFLFITRPASAGRWTRSGRGSDGWTIERLVDTKWPRDRVGWTGVAFTAAGGSQNTKYDAEGARVAELFFLAQPSSGSVQLSVDGRPLQRIQTRGFSKTKSEAAFARVNLPEGAKTLTLTTSGRVELHGVTLETGTPGVIYDTVGLLGGMAEVYLRAQPAAFRAQLRQRKPSMVVLMVGGNEAFFYSRERTTLEEVRAQMKELVSRVRANVPDAACLVMSPIDAGVRTMGGEPVPRRGSKEVSDIFREEARLGGCAFWDAYNAMGGEGAALRWLEAGLMLEDLVHPRAKGSDLLGHLFDLALQRSFAKAHTPLVPVADAPGLQDADLALTRTFDKLRRRESGEALRVGIAQLGASHTASHYFTDAVRDVLSQRFGDAGRGFIAAGKSSPRLDKARVARELTGEWKVEDALDSTPGGVWGLTGIRVVGAPGSKLRIQFCKGCPEEKSRTGRLDLYALDVPDVASPDIRVDGEDIPPDAPPPEPLTTPTVRIRSFPVTGTSHEVEVAAAPNSRVTVLGAALEYDTPGVVLDALGLPGSTSFTLRDMDAAAVDAQLASRRPDLLVFWYGTNEANLVGLDAQGLSGDYTALISRLRKATGNAECLVLGPTDRLAKDASGHWTEAPSLATVLGTLPRVARDAGCAYWSPRAAMGGERAMLRWQRSRPVYGHADGVHLTPEGYERLAASFARDFLSAYEARKKGEPTARMEGN, from the coding sequence CCTTCCCGTCCACCCCGCCCGGCCGGATGCCCCCCGGACGACGGAGCGGCCGGAAGTGGCGGGAGTTTTGACCCGCCCCCGAAAAGCCAGTCTCATGCCGCGCTGTTGGACTTCCTCAAGGCCAGATCCACCGGGCTGACGCTCCTCCTCACCTGCGCGTTGACGTTGGGGCTTTCGCTCGCCCCGATTCCGGAGGCGTGGCGTCCCTTGCCCTCCCTCCAGCGTGGTCCGCTGCAAGAGAAGCTGGTGGCGCTGGCCGTCCCCGCGAGGTTCCTGGGTGGCCAGCCCGTCCCCGCGCCGGAGACGGAGGTGGCCGCGGGTCAGCCGACGAAGCCCACCGCGCCCCCCGAGGACGAGGCGGGCGAGGACGCGGGCACCGACGTCGCCGCGCTCCCCCCCGACCAGCCCGTGGTGCCCACCGTGCCGGGCATCGGCCTGGAGGAGCTGAGCGCGCCTTCACTGGCCCGCGCGGTGGAGCTGGAGGCGCTGCGCGAGAAGATGAGCGCCCAGCACGTGGACATCGAGCTCAACTGCCGCAAGGCGCGAGCGGATGGCACGTGCGAGGAGGACGGGCTCGCTCCATTCCACAAGGCGCTGGGCGAATTGCGCGCGGACACCCGACGCACGCCCGTGCGCGTGGTGCACCTGGGCGACTCGCTGGTGGCGTCCGACTACATCACCGACGTGGTGCGGGACAGGCTCCAGGAGCGCTTCGGCTCGGGCGGCAAGGGCTTCCTCTTCATCACCCGCCCCGCGAGCGCGGGCCGGTGGACGCGCTCCGGCCGGGGCTCGGACGGGTGGACCATCGAGCGGCTGGTGGACACCAAGTGGCCCCGCGACAGGGTGGGCTGGACGGGCGTGGCCTTCACCGCGGCGGGGGGCTCGCAGAACACGAAGTACGACGCCGAGGGCGCGAGGGTCGCGGAGCTGTTCTTCCTGGCCCAGCCCTCCAGCGGCTCCGTGCAGCTCTCCGTGGATGGCCGTCCGCTGCAGCGCATCCAGACGCGCGGCTTCTCCAAGACGAAGTCGGAGGCGGCCTTCGCGCGGGTGAACCTGCCCGAGGGCGCCAAGACGCTGACGCTCACCACCTCCGGTCGGGTGGAGCTGCACGGCGTGACGCTGGAGACGGGCACGCCGGGCGTCATCTACGACACGGTGGGCCTGCTGGGCGGCATGGCGGAGGTGTACCTGCGCGCCCAGCCCGCGGCCTTCCGCGCGCAGCTGCGTCAGCGCAAGCCCTCCATGGTGGTGCTGATGGTGGGCGGCAACGAGGCGTTCTTCTACTCGCGCGAGCGCACCACCTTGGAGGAAGTGCGCGCGCAGATGAAGGAGCTCGTCTCTCGCGTGCGCGCCAACGTGCCGGACGCGGCGTGCCTCGTGATGTCGCCCATCGACGCGGGCGTGCGGACCATGGGCGGCGAGCCGGTGCCGCGCCGAGGGTCCAAGGAGGTCTCCGACATCTTCCGCGAGGAGGCGCGCCTGGGCGGCTGCGCGTTCTGGGACGCGTACAACGCCATGGGTGGCGAGGGCGCGGCGCTGCGGTGGTTGGAGGCGGGGCTGATGCTGGAGGACCTGGTGCACCCGCGCGCCAAGGGCTCCGACCTGCTGGGCCACCTCTTCGACCTCGCGCTCCAGCGCAGCTTCGCCAAGGCGCACACCCCGCTGGTGCCGGTGGCGGACGCGCCGGGGCTGCAGGACGCGGACCTCGCGCTGACGCGGACCTTCGACAAGCTGCGCCGCCGCGAGTCGGGTGAGGCGCTGCGCGTGGGCATCGCCCAGCTGGGCGCGTCGCATACCGCGTCGCACTACTTCACGGACGCGGTGCGGGACGTGCTCTCGCAGCGCTTCGGCGACGCGGGCCGGGGCTTCATCGCCGCGGGCAAGTCCTCGCCTCGCCTGGACAAGGCGCGCGTGGCGCGCGAGCTGACGGGAGAGTGGAAGGTGGAGGACGCGCTGGACTCGACGCCGGGCGGCGTGTGGGGCCTGACGGGCATCCGCGTGGTGGGCGCGCCGGGCTCGAAGCTGCGCATCCAGTTCTGCAAGGGCTGCCCCGAGGAGAAGTCGCGCACGGGCCGGTTGGACCTGTACGCGCTCGACGTGCCGGACGTGGCGTCGCCGGACATCCGCGTGGACGGCGAGGACATCCCGCCGGACGCGCCTCCGCCCGAGCCGCTCACCACGCCCACCGTGCGCATCCGCTCCTTCCCCGTCACCGGCACCTCGCACGAGGTGGAGGTCGCGGCGGCGCCGAACAGCCGAGTCACGGTGCTGGGCGCGGCGCTGGAGTACGACACGCCGGGCGTGGTGCTGGACGCGCTGGGGCTCCCGGGCTCCACGTCCTTCACCCTGCGGGACATGGACGCGGCGGCGGTCGACGCGCAGCTCGCGTCGCGGCGGCCGGACCTGCTCGTGTTCTGGTACGGCACCAACGAGGCGAACCTGGTGGGCCTGGACGCGCAGGGGTTGTCGGGCGACTACACGGCGCTCATCTCGCGGCTGCGCAAGGCCACGGGCAACGCGGAGTGCCTGGTGCTGGGCCCCACGGACCGGCTGGCGAAGGACGCGAGCGGCCACTGGACGGAGGCGCCCTCGCTGGCGACGGTGCTGGGCACGCTGCCTCGCGTCGCGCGGGACGCGGGGTGCGCGTACTGGTCCCCTCGCGCGGCCATGGGCGGTGAGCGGGCGATGCTGCGCTGGCAGCGCTCGCGGCCGGTGTACGGGCACGCGGACGGCGTGCACCTGACGCCCGAGGGTTACGAGCGACTGGCGGCGAGCTTCGCCCGGGACTTCCTGTCGGCCTACGAGGCGCGCAAGAAGGGCGAGCCCACCGCGCGCATGGAGGGGAACTGA